The genomic segment TTATGAAGTAAAAAATTAGCTTTTTGCAGTAAAGGCATAATTAAAACTAAAGGGGGCATTGGTAGTGAAGATTCTCGTCGTCGATGACGATCCCAATATTCGTCAACTTTTGCAGATGACTTTCCAGGTGGAGGGTTATGAAGTTATCCTTGCAGAAGATGGTAAAAAAGCCTTAGAACAGTTTAAAAAAAATCCTGTAGATCTGGTGGTTCTGGATTTGATGCTGCCAGAGATTGATGGTTGGCAGGTCTGCCGCAAATTAAGAGAAGAGAGTGATATTCCCATAATTATGCTTACAGCAAAAGATGATGAGGTTGACACCATCCTTGGTTTAAAACTGGGGGCGGACGATTATGTCACCAAACCTTTTAGCCCCCGGGAGCTTTTGGCCCGGGTGGAGGCGGTATTGCGCCGTGTCAATCAAACTGATGGAAATTCCAAATATATTCTCACATATCCTGGAATTACCATTGACCAGATGAAACGTCAAGTAAAAGTAGATGGTAAAGAGGTTGAGCTATCTCCCAAAGAGTTTGATATACTCTGGGAACTAGCTCATCGACCCGGTCAAGTCTATAGTCGTGAAAAACTTCTGGACAGGGTTTGG from the Anoxybacter fermentans genome contains:
- a CDS encoding response regulator transcription factor is translated as MKILVVDDDPNIRQLLQMTFQVEGYEVILAEDGKKALEQFKKNPVDLVVLDLMLPEIDGWQVCRKLREESDIPIIMLTAKDDEVDTILGLKLGADDYVTKPFSPRELLARVEAVLRRVNQTDGNSKYILTYPGITIDQMKRQVKVDGKEVELSPKEFDILWELAHRPGQVYSREKLLDRVWGYDYFGTTRTVDVHIKRLRAKLEEVQPRYNYIQTVWGVGYKFEVVPID